A window of the Eremothecium cymbalariae DBVPG#7215 chromosome 5, complete sequence genome harbors these coding sequences:
- the RPT2 gene encoding proteasome regulatory particle base subunit RPT2 (similar to Ashbya gossypii AEL011W) yields the protein MGQGTSSYGKGQKGKKDKKQKPKYEPPVQSKLGRKKRKGPATAEKLPSVYPSTRCKLKLLRMERIKDHLLLEEEFVTNSEILKPFEMKQEEERKQLEEIRGTPLSIGTLEEIIDDDHAIVTSPTTPDFYVSILSFVDKELLEPGCSVLLHHKTMSIVGALQDDADPMVSVMKIDKSPAESYNDIGGLEAQIQEIKEAVELPLTHPELYEEMGIKPPKGVILYGAPGTGKTLLAKAVANQTSATFLRIVGSELIQKYLGDGPRLCRQIFKVAAENAPSIVFIDEIDAIGTKRYDSNSGGEREIQRTMLELLNQLDGFDDRGDVKVIMATNKIESLDPALIRPGRIDRKILFENPDITTKRKILGIHTSKMNLSEDVNLETLVTSKDELSGADIKAMCTEAGLLALRERRMQVTVEDFKQAKERVMKNKVEENLEGLYL from the coding sequence ATGGGTCAAGGAACGTCCAGTTATGGCAAGGGCCAGAAGGGtaagaaggataagaaaCAGAAGCCTAAATATGAGCCACCGGTACAATCCAAGCTCGGTaggaagaaaaggaaaggGCCAGCTACTGCAGAAAAGTTACCTAGTGTTTACCCAAGTACCAGATGCAAGTTGAAATTATTGAGAATGGAGAGGATCAAGGAtcatttgttgttggaggAGGAGTTTGTTACCAATTCGGAAATCTTGAAGCCTTTCGAGATGAAACAAGAGGAGGAAAGGAAACAACTGGAAGAAATTCGGGGTACGCCGTTATCTATTGGTACTTTGGAAGAGATAATTGATGATGACCATGCGATTGTGACGAGTCCAACTACACCTGATTTTTACGTTAGTATTTTGTCATTTGTGGATAAGGAGCTGTTGGAGCCCGGATGTTCTGTGTTGCTACATCACAAGACAATGTCGATTGTTGGTGCATTACAAGATGATGCGGACCCTATGGTGTCTGTTATGAAGATCGATAAGTCGCCGGCAGAGTCGTATAACGATATTGGTGGATTGGAAGCACAGattcaagaaattaaagaagCGGTAGAATTGCCGTTGACGCATCCAGAATTGTACGAGGAGATGGGCATCAAGCCGCCCAAGGGTGTCATTCTATATGGTGCGCCGGGTACCGGAAAGACATTATTGGCCAAGGCAGTAGCAAATCAAACATCAGCTACATTCTTGAGAATCGTGGGATCGGAGTTGATCCAGAAATATTTAGGTGACGGACCTAGACTTTGTAGACAGATATTTAAAGTCGCTGCCGAAAATGCTCCAAGTATAGTATTTATTGATGAGATTGATGCAATTGGTACAAAAAGATACGACTCCAATAGCGGCGGCGAAAGAGAAATCCAAAGAACTATGTTAGAGTTGCTAAACCAATTGGATGGTTTCGATGATAGAGGAGATGTTAAAGTCATAATGGCTACTAACAAAATTGAAAGCTTGGACCCTGCTTTAATCAGACCAGGTAGAATCGACCGTAAAATTTTATTCGAAAACCCAGATATAACTACTAAACGCAAAATCTTGGGAATTCACACCTCAAAAATGAACCTAAGCGAAGATGTTAACTTGGAAACCCTAGTAACCTCGAAAGACGAACTCTCGGGTGCTGATATCAAAGCTATGTGCACTGAGGCCGGCCTTCTGGCCTTgagagaaagaagaatGCAAGTTACCGTGGAAGACTTTAAACAGGCTAAAGAACGTGtaatgaaaaataaagttgaagaaaacTTAGAAGGCCTGTACTTGTGa
- the ATP16 gene encoding F1F0 ATP synthase subunit delta (similar to Ashbya gossypii AEL008W), whose product MFRLSSSKNFVKVANTISRRAYAEAASNEFLKLHFALPHNTIYAGSKVTQVNLPVKSGHVGILANHVPIVEQLVPGVVEVVEEGASKKFFVSGGFATVQPDSTMSITSVEAFPLESFSSESIKSLLVEAEKNAGSADQKIAAEAAIQIEVLEALQAALK is encoded by the coding sequence ATGTTTAGGTTGagttcttccaaaaacttCGTTAAGGTGGCCAATACGATTTCCAGGCGTGCATATGCAGAAGCCGCTTCTAATGAATTTCTGAAACTACACTTTGCTCTTCCACATAACACTATTTATGCTGGTAGCAAGGTAACTCAAGTTAACTTGCCAGTGAAGTCAGGCCATGTCGGTATTCTAGCAAACCACGTACCAATTGTAGAACAATTGGTTCCAGGTGTGGTTGAAGTAGTGGAGGAAGGTGCTTCGAAGAAGTTTTTTGTCTCTGGTGGTTTCGCTACGGTTCAACCAGATTCTACCATGTCTATCACCTCTGTTGAAGCATTCCCATTGGAATCTTTCTCTAGTGAGAGTATTAAATCCCTGTTGGTAGAAGCTGAAAAGAATGCAGGTTCAGCTGATCAAAAGATTGCCGCAGAAGCTGCTATCCAGATCGAAGTCTTGGAAGCATTGCAAGCAGCTTTGAAATAG
- the MED2 gene encoding Med2p (similar to Ashbya gossypii AEL009C), producing the protein MAFKGKSDDEMNTDRLTQCLDDIMRAATEMMVQQQLKTIQLNSDVAAGFRKNFSKSLGDKVRLFHSILDGVDTTLTTASQYLETVDDVAHRMKQWKLRQEEELRRKQQEELEKTKKLQEEKAAAQVALLAPQHLTQQAHHQSPVDLTGATPNGLMADLEATNLEGQDSNRGGSKKPFSADFGDLNDMDLSMFGGIDGQGDFSLDDFNMGSGSVPSNSNNGDTGENINELDSNSGIGSAATSSRIITNNNGNNGNNGNNNNNNNNNVSNSNNNSNNNSNNNSNNSNNNSNNNSNNNSNNNNNITNTSEKNNGRGCITHNDNNNIGLNTSNTNNINEQNVNSGLRADIVDQDTRQPGAQTGSGINPDDYLTLNDFNDLGIDWNTTGDNNELDLNDFNI; encoded by the coding sequence ATGGCATTCAAGGGCAAGAGCGATGACGAGATGAATACGGATCGTTTAACACAATGTCTTGACGACATCATGCGAGCAGCCACTGAAATGATGGTACAGCAGCAGTTAAAGACCATACAGTTAAATTCAGATGTTGCAGCGGGGTTCAGGAAGAATTTTTCGAAGTCTCTTGGTGATAAGGTACGTTTGTTTCATTCTATTCTGGACGGTGTTGATACCACATTAACAACGGCTTCACAATACCTGGAAACTGTGGATGATGTAGCCCATCGTATGAAGCAATGGAAGCTACGCCAGGAGGAGGAGTTAAGAAGGAAGCAGCAAGAGGAGCTTGagaaaaccaaaaagtTACAAGAGGAGAAAGCAGCGGCCCAGGTTGCATTACTAGCTCCACAGCACCTTACGCAGCAAGCTCACCATCAGTCTCCTGTTGATTTAACTGGTGCAACGCCCAATGGTCTTATGGCCGACCTAGAGGCGACTAATTTGGAAGGCCAAGATAGCAATAGGGGGGGCTCTAAAAAGCCATTTAGTGCTGATTTCGGTGACTTGAACGACATGGACTTATCTATGTTTGGTGGCATTGATGGACAAGGCGATTTTTCACTTGATGATTTTAACATGGGTTCTGGTAGTGTACCTTCCAACAGTAATAACGGCGATACTGGTGAGAACATCAATGAACTAGATAGTAATAGCGGCATCGGCAGCGCTGCTACTAGCAGTAGAATAataaccaacaacaacggcAACAACGGAAACAACggcaacaacaacaacaacaacaacaacaacgtCAGCAAcagtaacaacaacagtaacaacaacagtaacaacaacagtaacaacagtaacaacaacagtaacaacaacagtaacaacaacagtaacaataacaataatatcacCAATACTAGCGAAAAGAATAATGGCAGAGGCTGCATCACCCacaatgataataataatataggCCTCAATACTTCCAACACTAACAACATTAATGAACAAAATGTTAATAGTGGTTTACGAGCAGATATCGTTGATCAAGATACTAGACAGCCTGGCGCTCAAACTGGCAGTGGAATTAATCCTGATGACTACTTGACATTGAATGATTTCAATGATCTTGGTATTGATTGGAATACTACTGGTGATAACAATGAACTTGACTTAAATGATTTCAACATATAA
- the PTC1 gene encoding type 2C protein phosphatase PTC1 (similar to Ashbya gossypii AEL010W): MSEDETKNVRNNSTNQQAIISGMKHEDTDENNDGEGVMVNTTSSVTVENTATIDAPVASAAVYQDTPAYQLSYVVGVAENKNAKFRRAMEDVHTYVENFSSRLDWGYFAIFDGHAGNQASKWCGSHLHTIIEERILQGDSQDVRDVLNDSFVYADQQINSTLEGNSGCTAAVGILRWEVPSSIPNQSINLDQHKRMLYTANVGDTRIILFRNGRSVRLTYDHKASDIIEMQRVEQAGGLIMKSRVNGMLAVTRSLGDKFFDSLVVGNPFTTSVEITTSDQFLIIACDGLWDVVDDQEACEMIKDVEDANEAARLLVRYALENGTTDNVTVMVVFFHNHQ; the protein is encoded by the coding sequence ATGAGTGAAGATGAAACTAAGAACGTTCGAAATAATAGCACTAACCAACAGGCCATTATTTCGGGTATGAAACATGAGGATACTGATGAGAATAATGATGGTGAAGGGGTTATGGTAAATACTACAAGTTCGGTAACGGTGGAAAACACTGCCACAATAGATGCCCCTGTCGCTTCAGCTGCAGTATACCAAGATACTCCAGCTTATCAGCTGTCCTATGTTGTTGGGGTTGCAGAGAATAAAAATGCGAAGTTTAGACGGGCTATGGAGGATGTGCATACTTACGTGGAGAACTTTTCTTCCCGGTTGGACTGGGGGTATTTTGCGATATTTGATGGACATGCTGGTAACCAAGCCTCGAAATGGTGTGGCTCACACCTACATACTATCATTGAGGAGCGGATATTGCAGGGTGATAGCCAAGATGTGAGGGATGTTTTAAATGATTCATTTGTATATGCTGACCAGCAAATAAACAGTACACTGGAGGGGAATAGTGGTTGTACGGCAGCAGTGGGAATATTACGTTGGGAAGTTCCTTCGTCAATACCAAATCAGTCAATAAATCTGGATCAGCATAAGAGGATGCTATATACAGCTAATGTGGGCGATACGCGGATAATATTGTTCAGGAATGGTCGCAGTGTGAGATTAACTTACGACCATAAAGCCTCCGATATAATTGAGATGCAAAGGGTTGAACAAGCAGGAGGGTTGATTATGAAAAGTAGGGTTAATGGCATGCTTGCAGTAACAAGGTCACTTGGAGATAAATTTTTCGATTCTTTAGTAGTTGGAAACCCATTCACTACCAGTGTAGAAATAACGACAAGTGAtcaatttttgataattgCATGCGATGGCTTATGGGATGTTGTTGACGATCAAGAAGCCTGTGAGATGATTAAAGATGTGGAGGATGCCAACGAAGCCGCGAGGCTGTTGGTCAGGTATGCGTTGGAAAATGGTACGACGGACAACGTAACAGTAATGGTTGTGTTTTTTCATAACCACCAGTAG
- the MCD1 gene encoding kleisin alpha (similar to Ashbya gossypii AEL007W) has product MSEQRPQQPSLVRLATKNGPLAQIWLASTLTNLNRSYLKTDILQSVQEISKVTSSELDDTSVEPITLRVSGELLHGVVRVYSQKANFLLSDISDLLHKLKSVFRGNVQKSIMVHVDTVSKLDQLILQDTVTEMDVLITPSLDFLRETSIPQGLMGREHSMERQVQGANAATAPWDMSLEVGRRFAPDDDLEQQTSQLDLNFELGDTNNSKSWGEGTHMSDQFQISLGDDNKDELPSDNDSMDWDLGVVEQESSGADDGNKSVELGRRATHDTALHDTTDFDFDLGIEKDPFEATLEQELREPEPKVLEVRHKRNSALVNAKRLQQDEETELKEFQVKNGLLDAISASTSTDVSNAFTKKRGWSELVSSMDFLPEYSINHFSAFTFLKKQKRSTDTHPEAFEKGSIPPVSEDPSMDLSLELDESLVHQSDIEAGTQEGIEATDQSGIEEPGQLISDLASGPADLHEYSHISSDNFSISNGHTQKVELNTGELVSKSTVDMANAIRNGFIGNEDISFDQLLNFRYRASETPITKSQAGKAFFELLVLATADCINLEQKASDDIRITSKGALFEKFIEV; this is encoded by the coding sequence ATGTCTGAACAACGTCCGCAACAGCCTAGTTTGGTTAGGCTAGCTACTAAAAATGGGCCGTTGGCTCAGATTTGGTTGGCATCGACCCTTACGAACCTGAATAGGTCGTATTTGAAAACAGACATTTTACAGTCGGTGCAAGAAATTTCTAAGGTTACTAGTTCTGAACTCGATGATACTAGTGTAGAGCCTATTACTTTGCGTGTTTCTGGTGAGTTGTTGCATGGTGTGGTAAGAGTATATTCTCAAAAGGCcaattttcttctttctgaTATTTCAGATCTTTTACACAAGCTGAAGTCGGTGTTCAGAGGTAATGTACAAAAAAGTATCATGGTTCATGTTGATACTGTTTCGAAGTTAGATCAGCTAATTTTGCAAGATACGGTAACAGAAATGGATGTCCTAATTACTCCAAGTTTAGATTTTCTACGAGAGACTAGCATTCCTCAGGGATTAATGGGCCGCGAACATTCTATGGAAAGACAAGTACAAGGTGCTAATGCTGCAACAGCTCCTTGGGACATGTCCCTTGAAGTTGGTAGGAGATTTGCACCGGACGATGATTTGGAACAACAAACTTCACAATTGGATTTGAACTTCGAACTGGGAGACACTAACAACTCGAAATCTTGGGGTGAAGGAACTCACATGTCTgatcaatttcaaattaGTTTAGGTGATGACAATAAAGATGAACTCCCCTCCGATAATGACAGCATGGACTGGGATTTGGGCGTAGTTGAGCAAGAAAGTTCTGGCGCAGACGATGGTAACAAGAGCGTGGAACTCGGTCGTAGGGCCACACACGATACTGCGTTACATGATACCACAGACTTTGACTTTGACTTGGGTATAGAAAAGGATCCATTCGAAGCCACTTTAGAACAGGAGCTAAGGGAACCCGAACCAAAAGTCCTAGAGGTAAGGCATAAGAGGAACTCGGCACTGGTTAACGCAAAGAGACTTCAAcaagatgaagaaacagaatTAAAAGAGTTTCAGGTTAAGAATGGCCTTTTGGATGCTATTTCTGCGAGCACTTCCACTGATGTCTCTAATGCATTCACAAAGAAAAGAGGTTGGTCTGAGTTAGTGTCTAGTATGGACTTTTTGCCTGAATATTCGATCAACCACTTTTCGGCCTTCacatttttaaagaaacaaaagcGATCAACGGACACCCATCCCGAGGCTTTTGAGAAAGGTTCCATTCCACCAGTTTCTGAGGATCCTTCGATGGATCTGTCTCTGGAACTTGACGAGAGCTTGGTCCATCAATCTGACATAGAAGCCGGAACACAAGAGGGAATAGAAGCAACTGACCAATCTGGTATTGAAGAACCAGGTCAGTTGATTAGTGATCTAGCTAGTGGACCAGCTGATCTACACGAATACTCTCATATATCTAGTGATAACTTTTCCATCTCAAATGGACATACTCAAAAGGTTGAACTCAATACTGGTGAACTGGTTTCGAAATCCACCGTTGATATGGCCAACGCTATAAGAAACGGTTTCATAGGcaatgaagatatttcGTTCGATCAACTTCTGAATTTTAGGTATCGTGCTAGTGAAACACCGATTACTAAGAGCCAAGCAGGTAAagcattttttgaactACTGGTATTGGCAACTGCGGATTGTATTAATCTCGAACAGAAGGCTTCCGATGATATTAGAATTACAAGCAAAGGAgcattatttgaaaagttcattGAAGTGTGA